A window of Acidobacteriota bacterium genomic DNA:
GAGCAGAAGTGCCGAGCCAGCTTGTTCCTTGAGCTCCAGGTACTGTCGCAACATGGGAGTCATCTTCACCGCAGGGTGCCTCCTCCGATCCACGTCATCCGGTGATTGGCGGGAATTCCGCCAGGATCCTCCACACCGCCTGGCCGAGGTCTTTTTGCGGTTCCAGGGAGGTCATCGTGATTTCCGATATCTGGCCGGTCCACAGGATTTTTCCCGATGCCGGATCCAACATCTTGATCGTCACCGCACCTCTCTGGCGAGGACTCGGTTGTGTTTGCACACTCGGTTCGGCGCCACCTCCCTGTGGTGCCACAACGGGTGGTTTCGAGCCGCGAAACACGAGATCGAAGGCAACACGAAAATCCGGTGTCCCGTCTTCGATGCGGGAGTAGCCGCGCGCGACGAGTTCCTTTT
This region includes:
- a CDS encoding DUF4136 domain-containing protein; the encoded protein is MAKLPVVCVAILLLAGCNSTTAELPVRTEYDRATDFHDWENFRFASESGGSDHTRYPAFEKMVQEALEKELVARGYSRIEDGTPDFRVAFDLVFRGSKPPVVAPQGGGAEPSVQTQPSPRQRGAVTIKMLDPASGKILWTGQISEITMTSLEPQKDLGQAVWRILAEFPPITG